A window from Falco naumanni isolate bFalNau1 chromosome 3, bFalNau1.pat, whole genome shotgun sequence encodes these proteins:
- the ZBTB8A gene encoding zinc finger and BTB domain-containing protein 8A isoform X3 — MEISSHQFHLLQQLNEQRRQDLFCDCNILVEGKVFKAHRNVLFASSGYFKMLLSQSSKETSQPTIATFEVFSPETFMVILDFVYSGILSLTGQNVIEVMSAASYLQMTDILNVCKTFIKSSLDINEKEKDHYLSLSAKSTNSEPAHPSLYRSRRKAKSNPKRSYSIPDEKANTVNENSWSSYSSYLSSQVILQRAETQLAKRGRKQGSARKRRKHLGLSQTRDFAQYKSNKVERASGGCSASDSSHISRVREEVEFDAENDVDHDDYGYNHESEVIPKRWSVAQLEQELSRTPEFMELKAEELYTSMPTILGVMSSWNEDDLPRMRFKCPFCTHTVKRRADLKRHLRCHTGERPYPCEACGKRFTRLEHLRNHFQTIHQAGKLICRKCKRHVTELTGCVVQQGTRRYRLCHKCLAETNFDSIPDDLDGGHSPVSSTGNKRPKWALEEEQKSDEETLEEEPYNLVVRHVNDDTPDEVDEKVKPNLR, encoded by the exons ATGGAGATTTCTTCTCACCAGTTTCACCTCTTGCAGCAACTAAATGAACAGCGCAGGCAGGACTTGTTCTGCGACTGCAATATCCTGGTGGAGGGCAAGGTCTTCAAAGCACATCGCAATGTGCTGTTTGCCAGCAGCGGCTATTTCAAAATGCTC CTCTCGCAGAGCTCGAAGGAGACGAGTCAGCCAACAATAGCGACGTTTGAGGTCTTCTCTCCAGAGACATTTATGGTCATCCTGGACTTCGTGTATTCAGGCATATTGTCTTTAACTGGCCAGAATGTGATCGAAGTAATGTCAGCTGCTAGCTATCTGCAGATGACAGACATTCTTAATGTCTGTAAGACATTCATTAAGTCCTCGCTAGAtattaatgaaaaggaaaaggatcaTTACCTCAGCCTTTCGGCCAAAAGTACAAACAGTGAACCTGCCCACCCGTCTCTTTATCGGtcaagaaggaaagcaaagagcaatCCCAAGCGTTCCTATTCGATCCCGGATGAAAAGGCTAATACGGTGAATGAAAACTCCTGGAGTAGCTACAGCAGCTACCTGTCCTCACAGGTGATTCTGCAGCGGGCAGAAACACAGCTAgcaaaaagaggcagaaaacaggGCTCGGCAAGAAAGCGCCGAAAGCACCTAGGGCTGTCACAGACCCGTGATTTTGCGCAGTATAAATCAAACAAAGTTGAGCGGGCCAGCGGAGGTTGCAGTGCCTCAGATTCCAGCCACATCTCTCGGGTTAGAGAGGAGGTTGAATTTGATGCCGAGAATGATGTCGATCACGATGATTACGGATATAATCATGAATCAGAAGTGATACCGAAGAGGTGGTCTGTGGCTCAGCTAGAACAAGAACTTTCAAGAACTCCCGAGTTCATGGAATTAAAGGCAGAAGAACTGTACACCTCAATGCCTACAATTTTAGGTGTAATGAGTAGTTGGAATGAag ATGACCTACCTCGGATGCGGTTCAAATGCCCCTTCTGCACACACACGGTGAAACGACGCGCAGACCTCAAGCGTCATCTTCGGTGTCACACAGGGGAGCGACCATACCCCTGCGAAGCATGTGGGAAAAGGTTCACCCGGCTGGAGCATTTACGTAACCACTTCCAAACG ATACATCAAGCTGGCAAACTGATCTGCAGAAAATGCAAGCGTCACGTAACTGAACTAACAGGATGTGTTGTTCAGCAAGGAACAAGACGCTACAGACTGTGCCATAAATGTCTAGCAGAAACTAATTTTGACAGCATCCCTGATGATTTAGATGGAGGACATTCTCCTGTCTCCTCCACGGGAAACAAACGTCCCAAATGGGCTTtggaggaggaacagaaatCAGATGAAGAGACATTGGAGGAGGAACCGTATAACTTGGTTGTCCGACACGTTAATGATGATACTCCAGATGAGGTAGATGAAAAGGTGAAACCAAATCTTAGGTAG
- the ZBTB8A gene encoding zinc finger and BTB domain-containing protein 8A isoform X1 — protein MPVAVARTCLPNNVHRFGSRITLLGKRVLTLHCIFSGMEISSHQFHLLQQLNEQRRQDLFCDCNILVEGKVFKAHRNVLFASSGYFKMLLSQSSKETSQSTTATFQAFSPDTFTVILDFVYSGKLSLTGQNVIEVMSAASYLQMTDVISVCKTFIKSSLDISEKEKDRYFSLSDKDVNSNGVDRSCLYNTGWRAESSPPHSHLSSDQGTCMMGGNSWSNFSYYPTSQRNAQQQLSKHEQRQDSVKKSRHLGLQQPSDIPHYKSSKLEDRAAEPAGHIAQSEEQVQIEPEVESPHVGYQYSQGSDVMPRSLAVSQQEHESPRSSSKSKSSKADEQYASMPSILGVMGSWAEDDLPRMRFKCPFCTHVVKRKADLKRHLRCHTGERPYPCEACGKRFSRLDHLSSHFRTIHQACKPVCRKCKRHVTELTGQVVQEGTRRYRLCNECLAEAGIDSIRIDLEAEAPLEFPQDGDKDSRWHYGEDNRSDVEIVEDGSTDLVIQQVDDSEDEADEKEVKPNIR, from the exons ATGCCCGTCGCTGTAGCTCGCACGTGTCTGCCAAATAATGTGCACCGATTCGGCTCTCGCATCACTCTTCTTGGGAAAAGAGT actGACGcttcattgcattttttctggAATGGAGATTTCTTCTCACCAGTTTCACCTCTTGCAGCAACTAAATGAACAGCGCAGGCAGGACTTGTTCTGCGACTGCAATATCCTGGTGGAGGGCAAGGTCTTCAAAGCACATCGCAATGTGCTGTTTGCCAGCAGCGGCTATTTCAAAATGCTCCTCTCGCAGAGCTCGAAGGAGACAAGTCAGTCGACGACAGCTACTTTCCAGGCATTTTCTCCTGACACATTTACAGTTATTCTAGATTTTGTGTATTCAGGCAAACTGTCCCTCACTGGTCAAAATGTCATTGAAGTCATGTCGGCTGCTAGCTATCTTCAGATGACCGATGTTATCAGCGTGTGTAAAACGTTCATTAAGTCATCGCTGGATATCAGTGAGAAGGAGAAGGATCGCTACTTCAGTCTGTCAGACAAAGATGTAAATTCAAACGGGGTGGACCGATCTTGCTTGTACAACACCGGCTGGAGGGCAGAAAGCAGCCCGCCGCATTCACACTTGAGTTCAGACCAAGGGACATGTATGATGGGTGGAAACTCTTGGAGCAATTTCAGCTACTATCCAACTTCTCAAAGAaatgcccagcagcagctgtccaAACATGAGCAACGGCAGGATTCCGTAAAGAAATCCCGTCACCTGGGACTGCAGCAGCCTTCTGACATTCCTCACTATAAATCAAGCAAACTGGAGGACAGGGCTGCCGAGCCCGCTGGCCATATTGCTCAGTCTGAGGAGCAAGTTCAGATCGAACCAGAAGTTGAATCCCCTCATGTGGGGTACCAGTACAGCCAAGGGTCCGATGTGATGCCAAGGAGCTTGGCTGTGTCACAGCAGGAGCATGAATCACCCCGTTCTTCCAGTAAATCGAAGTCTTCAAAAGCTGATGAGCAGTACGCGAGCATGCCCTCGATCCTGGGTGTCATGGGAAGCTGGGCTGAAG ATGATCTGCCCAGGATGAGGTTCAAGTGCCCGTTCTGCACTCATGtggtgaaaagaaaagcagacctAAAGCGTCACCTTCGCTGTCATACAGGAGAGCGCCCTTACCCTTGTGAGGCATGTGGGAAAAGATTTAGCAGGCTAGATCACCTAAGTAGCCATTTTCGAACA ATTCATCAGGCTTGTAAGCCTGTCTGCAGAAAATGTAAACGCCACGTGACTGAGCTGACAGGACAAGTGGTCCAAGAGGGGACGAGACGTTACAGACTCTGTAATGAGTGTTTGGCTGAAGCTGGTATAGACAGTATTCGCATTGACTTGGAGGCTGAAGCACCCCTTGAATTTCCACAAGATGGGGATAAGGATTCCAGGTGGCACTATGGGGAAGACAACAGATCAGACGTGGAGATTGTGGAGGATGGGTCAACAGACTTGGTCATTCAGCAAGTTGATGACAGTGAGGATGAAGCGGACGAAAAGGAAGTAAAACCAAATATTAGGTAG
- the ZBTB8A gene encoding zinc finger and BTB domain-containing protein 8A isoform X2, whose translation MEISSHQFHLLEQLNEQRKQDLFCDCNILVEGKVFKAHRNVLFASSGYFKMLLSQSSKETSQPTIATFEVFSPETFMVILDFVYSGILSLTGQNVIEVMSAASYLQMTDILNVCKTFIKSSLDINEKEKDHYLSLSAKSTNSEPAHPSLYRSRRKAKSNPKRSYSIPDEKANTVNENSWSSYSSYLSSQVILQRAETQLAKRGRKQGSARKRRKHLGLSQTRDFAQYKSNKVERASGGCSASDSSHISRVREEVEFDAENDVDHDDYGYNHESEVIPKRWSVAQLEQELSRTPEFMELKAEELYTSMPTILGVMSSWNEDDLPRMRFKCPFCTHTVKRRADLKRHLRCHTGERPYPCEACGKRFTRLEHLRNHFQTIHQAGKLICRKCKRHVTELTGCVVQQGTRRYRLCHKCLAETNFDSIPDDLDGGHSPVSSTGNKRPKWALEEEQKSDEETLEEEPYNLVVRHVNDDTPDEVDEKVKPNLR comes from the exons ATGGAGATTTCTTCCCATCAGTTCCACCTCCTAGAGCAGCTGAACGAACAGCGTAAGCAAGACTTGTTCTGCGACTGCAATATCCTGGTGGAGGGCAAGGTCTTCAAAGCACATCGCAATGTGCTGTTTGCCAGCAGCGGCTATTTCAAAATGCTCCTCTCGCAGAGCTCGAAGGAGACGAGTCAGCCAACAATAGCGACGTTTGAGGTCTTCTCTCCAGAGACATTTATGGTCATCCTGGACTTCGTGTATTCAGGCATATTGTCTTTAACTGGCCAGAATGTGATCGAAGTAATGTCAGCTGCTAGCTATCTGCAGATGACAGACATTCTTAATGTCTGTAAGACATTCATTAAGTCCTCGCTAGAtattaatgaaaaggaaaaggatcaTTACCTCAGCCTTTCGGCCAAAAGTACAAACAGTGAACCTGCCCACCCGTCTCTTTATCGGtcaagaaggaaagcaaagagcaatCCCAAGCGTTCCTATTCGATCCCGGATGAAAAGGCTAATACGGTGAATGAAAACTCCTGGAGTAGCTACAGCAGCTACCTGTCCTCACAGGTGATTCTGCAGCGGGCAGAAACACAGCTAgcaaaaagaggcagaaaacaggGCTCGGCAAGAAAGCGCCGAAAGCACCTAGGGCTGTCACAGACCCGTGATTTTGCGCAGTATAAATCAAACAAAGTTGAGCGGGCCAGCGGAGGTTGCAGTGCCTCAGATTCCAGCCACATCTCTCGGGTTAGAGAGGAGGTTGAATTTGATGCCGAGAATGATGTCGATCACGATGATTACGGATATAATCATGAATCAGAAGTGATACCGAAGAGGTGGTCTGTGGCTCAGCTAGAACAAGAACTTTCAAGAACTCCCGAGTTCATGGAATTAAAGGCAGAAGAACTGTACACCTCAATGCCTACAATTTTAGGTGTAATGAGTAGTTGGAATGAag ATGACCTACCTCGGATGCGGTTCAAATGCCCCTTCTGCACACACACGGTGAAACGACGCGCAGACCTCAAGCGTCATCTTCGGTGTCACACAGGGGAGCGACCATACCCCTGCGAAGCATGTGGGAAAAGGTTCACCCGGCTGGAGCATTTACGTAACCACTTCCAAACG ATACATCAAGCTGGCAAACTGATCTGCAGAAAATGCAAGCGTCACGTAACTGAACTAACAGGATGTGTTGTTCAGCAAGGAACAAGACGCTACAGACTGTGCCATAAATGTCTAGCAGAAACTAATTTTGACAGCATCCCTGATGATTTAGATGGAGGACATTCTCCTGTCTCCTCCACGGGAAACAAACGTCCCAAATGGGCTTtggaggaggaacagaaatCAGATGAAGAGACATTGGAGGAGGAACCGTATAACTTGGTTGTCCGACACGTTAATGATGATACTCCAGATGAGGTAGATGAAAAGGTGAAACCAAATCTTAGGTAG